One window of the Rhodococcus sovatensis genome contains the following:
- a CDS encoding MFS transporter, producing the protein MSVAEPLRDPRFRRLYAAQVVALVGTGLLTVALGLVAVDIAREQAGVVLGTALAIKMIAYVAVAPMATALTVRFDRKAVLITADVVRAAVALALPFVGEAWQIYALVFVLQSASATFTPAFQSVVPVILRDESSYARGLSLSRLAYDLESIASPMIAAAALTVVSFHSLFIGTSIGFLASMCLVARTAIPRIPVRRDSSLLERTTAGIREFGRRADLRGLAAMNLVAATATSLVVVNSVVFATVLLRGPAWSFAFLLGCFGVGSIAVALCVPPLLERTSARATMTVGCVGVLSVLVCIALVTAAAPTGLLGWGVVSVLWVAAGAAVSAISTPSPSVVRRACEGRDSGPLFTAQFSLSHACFLFTYPIAGWVGASAGQVASTLVLALVATLGTVAAVGVWKSSGGGSDGQASDSRTELPTLGRA; encoded by the coding sequence GTGTCTGTTGCCGAACCGCTCCGCGATCCACGATTCCGACGGCTGTACGCAGCCCAGGTGGTCGCGTTGGTGGGCACCGGCCTCCTGACTGTCGCACTCGGCCTGGTCGCTGTCGATATTGCGCGCGAGCAAGCCGGCGTCGTACTTGGCACAGCGCTGGCGATCAAGATGATCGCGTACGTCGCGGTGGCACCGATGGCTACGGCGCTCACGGTTCGTTTCGACCGCAAAGCGGTGTTGATCACCGCTGACGTCGTGCGCGCTGCGGTAGCTCTTGCCCTGCCATTCGTCGGTGAAGCCTGGCAGATCTATGCACTCGTGTTCGTACTGCAATCGGCGTCAGCGACATTCACTCCTGCTTTTCAATCCGTTGTTCCCGTCATACTCCGAGACGAGTCCTCGTATGCCCGCGGGTTGTCGCTGTCTCGTCTCGCCTACGACCTGGAATCGATTGCCAGCCCGATGATCGCGGCCGCCGCTCTGACAGTCGTGTCGTTCCACTCGCTGTTCATCGGTACGTCCATCGGCTTCCTCGCGTCCATGTGCCTCGTTGCACGGACCGCGATTCCGCGAATCCCGGTCCGAAGGGACTCGTCGTTGCTGGAGCGAACGACGGCAGGGATACGCGAATTCGGAAGACGCGCCGACCTTCGCGGCCTCGCCGCGATGAACCTCGTCGCCGCGACGGCGACCAGCCTGGTCGTGGTCAACTCCGTCGTCTTCGCCACGGTGCTTCTCCGCGGCCCCGCGTGGTCGTTCGCGTTCCTGCTCGGATGCTTCGGGGTTGGTTCCATCGCCGTCGCGCTGTGTGTTCCGCCGCTGTTGGAGCGAACTTCTGCGCGAGCAACGATGACGGTCGGATGCGTCGGTGTGTTGTCCGTGCTGGTGTGCATCGCACTGGTCACGGCTGCAGCTCCGACAGGTTTGCTGGGATGGGGCGTCGTCTCGGTCCTCTGGGTAGCTGCGGGCGCTGCCGTGTCGGCAATCAGCACGCCGTCGCCATCGGTAGTACGTCGTGCGTGCGAAGGGCGCGACTCGGGTCCGTTGTTCACGGCGCAGTTCTCGCTCTCGCACGCCTGCTTCTTGTTTACCTACCCGATTGCAGGCTGGGTGGGGGCGTCGGCGGGACAGGTTGCGTCGACTCTAGTGCTGGCTCTGGTAGCTACACTGGGCACGGTCGCGGCAGTCGGAGTGTGGAAATCATCAGGAGGCGGAAGTGACGGACAAGCTTCCGATTCACGAACCGAGCTTCCAACACTCGGCAGAGCCTGA
- a CDS encoding PDZ domain-containing protein, giving the protein MNRRIATLVAALVPVVVLGVVGTVITVPFAALGPGPTYNTLGDADGAPVVQIDGVDVDPTTGHLNMTTVAVRDQLNIFEAFGFWASGRQGLVPREEVYPPDKTKEEVQEGNQADFEQSEDSAELAALHHLGLPVVLVVGAVAPDGPAAGLLNEGERLVSVAGEPVDSVTAVRESVSARSPGDSIDIVVEKDGTTRTESVVLGARPDDAEQGYLGVTPAEEPDVPFTVKFNLADVGGPSAGLMFSLAVVDKLSPGELSNGDFVAGTGTIDSNGLVGPIGGIPYKLIAAREAGATTFLVPASNCDEAVQNAPDGLQLVKVDSLDGAIDSLEAIGVGGEAPKC; this is encoded by the coding sequence GTGAATCGTAGGATTGCCACTCTTGTCGCCGCCTTGGTGCCCGTTGTCGTGCTCGGCGTCGTGGGAACGGTCATCACTGTTCCGTTCGCGGCCTTGGGACCAGGACCGACCTACAACACGCTCGGCGATGCGGACGGTGCGCCCGTCGTTCAGATCGACGGCGTCGATGTCGACCCGACGACCGGGCACCTGAACATGACCACCGTGGCAGTTCGCGATCAGCTGAACATCTTCGAAGCGTTCGGCTTCTGGGCGAGTGGTCGGCAAGGGCTTGTCCCGCGCGAAGAGGTGTATCCGCCGGACAAGACGAAGGAAGAGGTCCAGGAGGGTAATCAGGCAGATTTCGAGCAGTCCGAGGACAGTGCGGAGCTGGCCGCACTGCATCATCTCGGCTTGCCGGTCGTCCTGGTCGTCGGTGCCGTGGCTCCCGACGGACCGGCTGCAGGCCTGCTGAACGAAGGCGAGCGGTTGGTGTCGGTGGCGGGCGAGCCGGTGGACTCGGTCACGGCCGTGCGCGAGTCGGTGAGCGCCCGATCGCCAGGAGACAGCATCGACATCGTCGTGGAGAAGGACGGCACAACGCGAACCGAGTCGGTGGTTCTCGGCGCACGGCCGGACGATGCCGAGCAGGGCTATCTGGGAGTGACGCCTGCGGAGGAACCCGACGTACCGTTCACGGTCAAGTTCAACCTCGCGGACGTCGGTGGCCCCTCTGCCGGCCTGATGTTCAGTTTGGCGGTTGTCGACAAACTCAGCCCGGGCGAGCTCAGTAACGGCGACTTCGTTGCAGGGACCGGCACCATCGACTCGAATGGACTTGTGGGTCCGATCGGCGGGATTCCGTACAAGCTCATCGCCGCACGAGAGGCAGGCGCGACGACCTTCCTCGTTCCCGCGAGCAACTGCGACGAAGCGGTGCAGAACGCCCCCGACGGGCTGCAGTTGGTCAAGGTCGACTCGCTCGACGGTGCCATCGATTCGCTCGAAGCAATCGGCGTCGGTGGAGAAGCGCCCAAATGCTGA
- a CDS encoding WhiB family transcriptional regulator, protein MTLCSIDAQIGAAQNAGIEVPCRAADPDLWFAETPGELERAKALCADCPIRRTCLSAALDRAEPWGVWGGEILDQGVVIARKRPRGRPRKHQQVA, encoded by the coding sequence GTGACGTTGTGTTCGATCGATGCGCAGATCGGAGCAGCACAGAATGCCGGCATCGAGGTGCCGTGCCGCGCCGCAGACCCCGATCTGTGGTTCGCCGAAACCCCAGGTGAGCTCGAGCGAGCAAAGGCGCTCTGTGCCGATTGCCCGATCCGTCGCACCTGCCTGAGCGCAGCACTCGACCGCGCTGAGCCGTGGGGAGTGTGGGGCGGCGAGATTCTCGATCAGGGCGTTGTCATCGCAAGAAAGCGTCCACGTGGACGTCCGCGCAAGCACCAGCAGGTCGCCTGA
- a CDS encoding transglycosylase family protein, whose amino-acid sequence MTTETHFAKRALGWAVVTGAVVAIPLGLSVGTASAAEHNWDGVAQCESGGNWNINTGNGYYGGLQFSQSTWTANGGSGSPHTASKAEQIRVAENTLQSQGPGAWPTCGKNLTTGTSAPEPEEAPAAPVQQAPVAPAVPVAPEYQAPAQQATTAAQQGFDAASALAAQYGLSAQFEQLVAANAPVLASIGR is encoded by the coding sequence ATGACCACAGAAACACATTTCGCCAAGCGTGCACTCGGATGGGCCGTCGTCACTGGCGCGGTCGTAGCGATCCCCCTCGGCCTGTCCGTGGGCACTGCCAGCGCGGCCGAGCACAACTGGGACGGCGTTGCACAGTGCGAGAGCGGCGGCAACTGGAACATCAACACCGGCAACGGCTACTACGGCGGCCTGCAGTTCTCGCAGAGCACCTGGACTGCGAACGGTGGCAGCGGATCGCCGCACACCGCCTCCAAGGCCGAGCAGATCCGCGTCGCAGAGAACACCCTGCAGAGCCAGGGCCCCGGCGCATGGCCCACTTGTGGCAAGAACCTGACCACCGGTACCTCGGCTCCCGAGCCGGAGGAAGCTCCCGCAGCTCCGGTCCAGCAGGCACCGGTCGCACCGGCCGTCCCCGTCGCTCCCGAATACCAGGCGCCGGCTCAGCAGGCAACCACAGCGGCGCAGCAGGGCTTCGACGCCGCCTCTGCGCTCGCCGCCCAGTACGGCCTGAGCGCTCAGTTCGAGCAGCTCGTCGCCGCGAACGCACCAGTTCTCGCGTCGATCGGCCGATAA
- a CDS encoding PPA1309 family protein: MDPDPNTEALSDALARCAREVVDFVDSEGWNQPPQLFALVPTSLLAAAEPGLLDELADGDLLTPIQQHSLPEDISGGSRALDEFLATTTWPEGVVGCALVQEIVVLPPTAESALDDALVPLLADRDAADDAARHAAHTHPERKDGRLVAAVLKDGPSLTLLQMQPDEDADPFAPVELLIYEDLAPGIVSALHATFDLVEDD; this comes from the coding sequence GTGGATCCCGACCCGAACACCGAGGCCCTCTCCGACGCCCTGGCCCGATGCGCCCGCGAGGTGGTCGACTTCGTCGACAGCGAGGGCTGGAACCAGCCTCCCCAACTGTTCGCACTCGTACCGACCTCTTTGCTGGCTGCCGCCGAACCTGGACTCCTCGACGAGCTCGCCGACGGTGATCTTCTGACTCCGATCCAGCAACACTCGCTCCCCGAGGACATCAGCGGAGGCTCACGCGCGCTCGACGAATTCCTCGCCACCACGACCTGGCCGGAAGGCGTCGTGGGATGTGCGCTCGTTCAGGAGATCGTCGTACTACCGCCGACTGCCGAATCTGCCCTCGACGACGCCCTCGTCCCGCTTCTCGCCGACAGAGACGCCGCCGACGATGCGGCGCGACACGCCGCCCACACCCACCCCGAGCGCAAGGACGGTCGACTCGTCGCCGCCGTACTGAAGGACGGACCGTCGCTGACATTGCTGCAGATGCAACCCGACGAGGACGCGGATCCGTTCGCGCCCGTCGAACTGTTGATCTACGAGGATCTGGCCCCGGGGATCGTCAGTGCTCTCCACGCCACGTTCGATCTGGTCGAGGACGACTGA
- a CDS encoding ABC1 kinase family protein, whose product MSDIPRRSSARTAKLARIPIGIAGRAAVGFGKKLAGGNREEIDTDLAAKAAEQLFSVLGELKGGAMKFGQALSVMEAAVPEEFAEPYREALTKLQADAPPLSAAKVHRVLDRQLGTAWRSRFTSFEDTPVASASIGQVHRAVWSDGREVAVKVQYPGADDALRADLKTMSRFANTFSTIFTGADVKPVLDELIARTEDELDYRIEAASQRAFASAFADDPQFAVPRVVASAPKVLVTEWMTGRPLSSIIADGSAEQRNAAGELLVLFAFAAPARAGFLHADPHPGNFMMLADGRLGVIDYGATAPMPNGLPPILGQMVRLARDEQFDELVELCTTHGFVIPGRTVTAKEISDYLRPFTDPIRTDSFHFTRSWLQKAAGTATEFDSAQFRTVRALNMPAEYIMIFRVLGGLVGICAQLDAYAPYMSILTEWMPGFSDEA is encoded by the coding sequence GTGTCAGACATTCCACGCCGAAGTTCAGCCCGAACTGCCAAGCTCGCTCGTATCCCGATCGGCATCGCCGGCCGTGCTGCAGTAGGTTTCGGGAAGAAGCTGGCCGGCGGCAATCGAGAGGAGATCGATACCGACCTCGCCGCCAAGGCTGCGGAGCAGCTGTTCTCGGTTCTCGGCGAACTCAAGGGCGGCGCAATGAAGTTCGGACAGGCACTGTCAGTCATGGAGGCTGCCGTACCGGAGGAGTTCGCCGAACCGTATCGGGAGGCGCTCACCAAGCTGCAAGCAGACGCGCCGCCTCTCTCCGCTGCCAAGGTCCACCGGGTTCTCGACCGCCAACTCGGCACCGCATGGAGATCACGCTTCACTTCGTTCGAGGACACCCCCGTTGCTTCCGCCAGCATCGGCCAGGTTCACCGGGCCGTATGGTCCGACGGACGCGAGGTCGCAGTGAAGGTGCAGTATCCAGGCGCCGACGACGCGCTGCGTGCAGACCTGAAGACCATGTCCCGCTTCGCGAACACGTTCAGCACCATCTTCACTGGCGCGGACGTCAAGCCCGTGCTCGACGAACTGATCGCACGAACCGAGGACGAACTCGACTATCGCATCGAAGCCGCCAGTCAGCGAGCATTCGCGTCGGCTTTCGCCGACGATCCCCAGTTCGCAGTTCCCCGCGTCGTGGCAAGCGCACCCAAAGTGTTGGTCACGGAATGGATGACGGGCAGACCGCTGTCGTCCATCATCGCCGACGGCTCAGCCGAGCAGCGCAACGCTGCCGGTGAGCTTCTGGTGTTGTTCGCATTCGCTGCTCCCGCACGCGCTGGTTTCTTGCACGCCGATCCGCACCCCGGCAACTTCATGATGCTGGCCGACGGCCGGCTCGGCGTCATCGACTACGGCGCGACTGCGCCGATGCCGAACGGACTACCGCCGATTCTCGGACAGATGGTTCGTCTGGCACGCGACGAGCAGTTCGACGAGTTGGTCGAACTGTGCACGACCCACGGTTTCGTCATACCCGGTCGTACGGTCACCGCCAAGGAGATCTCGGACTATCTGCGGCCCTTCACCGATCCGATCAGGACCGATTCGTTCCACTTCACCAGATCGTGGCTACAGAAGGCTGCAGGCACTGCGACCGAATTCGACAGCGCACAGTTTCGTACGGTCCGCGCCCTCAACATGCCGGCCGAGTACATCATGATCTTCCGAGTCCTCGGCGGGCTTGTCGGCATCTGCGCGCAACTCGACGCTTACGCGCCGTACATGTCGATCCTGACGGAATGGATGCCCGGGTTCTCGGACGAAGCCTGA
- a CDS encoding UPF0182 family protein has product MGMRAPTGLPSLSRRARILLVLALVLAALLLVGPRLIDTYTNWLWFGEVGFRQVFTTTLLTRLVLFLIVGVLVGGVVFVSLLLAYRNRPVFVPVAGPNDPIARYRTTVMSRLRLFGVGIPLAFGVISGLIAQANWVTVQLFLNGDDFGVTDPQFGLDIGFYSFDLPFYRFVLNWLFVATLIAFFANLLTQYVFGGIRLAGREGALTRAARVQLAVLAGAFVLFKAIAYWLDRYSLLSSTRKEPTFSGAGFTDINAVLPAKLILLAIALICAAAFFAAIFLRDLRVPALATALLVLSSILVGAVFPLLMEQFSVRPNAAEKERAYIERNITATRDAYKIGDDVVEYQDYSGEGSQNPRESQADITTIANTRLLDPNVLSRTFTQQQQLKNFFGFPDTLDIDRYEINGQLQDYIVAARELSPESLTGNQLDWINRHTVYTHGNGFVAAPANRVNAAVQDPTSEGANSNSGYPIYTVSDIASEGSEQVIPVDQPRIYYGEVIAQADPDYAIVGAAETGDREYDTDDSNYTYTGAGGVAVGNWFNRLAFAAKYGERNILFSSAIGSDSKLLFNRDPRDRVQKVAPWLTTDTDSYPAVVDGKIVWIVDGYTTLENYPYAQRASLDGLTVDSVEPTTGRPLPREEVSYIRNSVKATVDAYDGTVTLYQVDDNDPVLKAWMGVFPDSVQPESAISDELRSHFRYPEDLFKVQREMLAKYHVDNPNEFFTNNAFWSVPSDPTSNSGAGSEFNQPPYYVLIGDPDTGKPSFRLTSAMVGFNRELLASYISVRSDPEDYGKFTILQLPTQTQTQGPQQAQNSMTSDARVASDRTLLEQSNELQYGNLLTLPIADGGILYVEPLYTSRKNASTSTFPQLTKVLVSYREPGSEGGVRVGYAARLSEALDQVFGSGTGTAATAPGGEAADPQPTTETTPPESGTQGGTEAPPAAPAPAQQGQPSAAEVQRLNSALADVRSAQQSGDLGRLGDAFDALQEAINAYNAN; this is encoded by the coding sequence GTGGGCATGAGGGCCCCCACCGGTCTCCCGTCGCTATCGCGGCGCGCCCGGATATTACTAGTTCTGGCTTTGGTCCTCGCAGCATTGCTGCTTGTCGGTCCTCGCCTCATCGACACCTACACGAACTGGCTGTGGTTCGGGGAGGTCGGATTCCGTCAGGTGTTCACGACCACTCTGCTGACGCGTCTGGTGCTGTTCCTGATCGTCGGTGTGCTCGTCGGCGGTGTCGTCTTCGTGTCGCTGCTGCTTGCCTACCGCAACCGTCCGGTGTTCGTTCCTGTTGCCGGACCGAACGATCCGATCGCGCGATACCGCACGACGGTCATGAGCCGGCTGCGTCTCTTCGGCGTCGGAATACCGTTGGCCTTCGGTGTGATCTCGGGTCTCATTGCGCAGGCCAACTGGGTGACGGTTCAGCTGTTTTTGAACGGTGACGATTTCGGAGTCACGGATCCGCAATTTGGTTTGGACATCGGCTTCTACTCGTTCGACCTGCCCTTCTACCGGTTCGTTCTGAACTGGCTCTTCGTGGCAACGTTGATTGCGTTCTTCGCGAACCTGTTGACGCAGTACGTATTCGGCGGGATCCGACTCGCAGGCCGCGAGGGTGCGTTGACGCGCGCCGCGCGAGTCCAGCTGGCGGTGTTGGCCGGTGCGTTCGTGCTCTTCAAGGCCATCGCCTACTGGCTGGACCGGTATTCCTTGCTCTCCAGCACTCGCAAGGAACCGACCTTCTCCGGTGCAGGCTTCACCGACATCAATGCAGTGTTGCCCGCAAAATTGATTCTGCTGGCAATCGCCTTGATCTGTGCTGCAGCATTTTTCGCCGCGATCTTCCTTCGTGACCTACGCGTGCCTGCGCTGGCGACAGCGTTGCTCGTGCTGTCCTCGATTCTCGTCGGCGCGGTGTTCCCACTACTGATGGAGCAGTTCTCCGTACGTCCTAACGCTGCGGAGAAGGAGCGCGCGTACATCGAGCGAAACATCACTGCGACCAGGGATGCGTACAAGATCGGCGACGACGTCGTCGAATACCAGGACTATTCCGGCGAGGGATCGCAGAATCCGCGCGAGAGCCAGGCGGATATCACGACCATCGCCAACACCCGGTTGCTCGATCCGAATGTGCTGTCGAGGACGTTCACGCAGCAGCAGCAGCTGAAGAACTTCTTCGGCTTCCCCGACACACTCGACATCGACCGGTACGAGATCAACGGGCAGCTGCAGGACTACATCGTCGCTGCGCGTGAACTGTCTCCGGAAAGCCTGACGGGCAACCAGCTGGACTGGATCAACCGCCACACGGTGTACACACACGGAAACGGATTCGTCGCTGCGCCTGCGAACCGCGTGAACGCTGCGGTGCAGGATCCCACGTCCGAAGGTGCCAACAGCAACAGTGGGTACCCGATCTACACCGTCAGTGATATTGCATCGGAAGGTTCCGAACAGGTCATCCCGGTCGATCAGCCCCGCATCTACTACGGCGAGGTCATCGCCCAGGCCGATCCGGACTACGCAATCGTCGGAGCAGCCGAAACCGGCGACCGCGAGTACGACACCGACGACTCGAACTACACCTACACCGGTGCTGGTGGCGTCGCAGTGGGTAACTGGTTCAACCGACTTGCCTTCGCCGCGAAGTACGGCGAGCGCAACATCCTGTTCTCGAGCGCGATCGGCAGCGATTCCAAGCTTCTGTTCAATCGTGATCCGCGCGATCGAGTGCAGAAGGTCGCACCTTGGCTGACCACCGACACCGACTCGTATCCGGCGGTCGTGGACGGCAAGATCGTGTGGATCGTCGACGGATACACCACATTGGAGAACTACCCCTACGCTCAGCGCGCGTCCCTGGACGGGCTCACCGTCGACAGCGTCGAGCCGACTACCGGTAGACCGCTTCCGCGAGAAGAGGTTTCCTACATCCGGAACTCGGTCAAAGCGACGGTCGACGCGTACGACGGCACAGTGACGCTCTATCAGGTCGACGACAACGATCCGGTTCTGAAGGCCTGGATGGGAGTGTTCCCGGATTCGGTTCAGCCCGAATCAGCCATCTCGGACGAACTCCGTTCGCACTTCCGTTACCCGGAGGACTTGTTCAAGGTCCAGCGCGAGATGTTGGCGAAGTATCACGTGGACAACCCGAACGAGTTCTTCACGAACAACGCGTTCTGGTCCGTTCCGAGCGACCCGACGAGCAACAGCGGCGCGGGTAGTGAATTCAATCAACCTCCGTACTACGTACTCATCGGCGACCCTGACACCGGTAAGCCGTCGTTCCGCCTGACGAGTGCGATGGTCGGGTTCAACCGAGAGTTGTTGGCGTCGTACATCTCGGTGCGATCCGATCCGGAGGACTACGGGAAGTTCACGATTCTGCAGCTGCCGACTCAAACTCAGACTCAGGGTCCGCAGCAGGCACAGAACTCGATGACATCGGATGCGCGTGTGGCGTCGGACAGAACGCTGCTCGAGCAATCGAACGAGCTGCAGTACGGCAATCTACTGACGTTGCCCATTGCCGATGGCGGAATTCTCTATGTCGAGCCGTTGTACACCTCGCGGAAAAATGCGTCGACGTCCACCTTCCCGCAGTTGACGAAGGTGCTCGTGAGCTACCGCGAACCGGGATCCGAAGGTGGAGTTCGCGTCGGTTACGCAGCTCGATTGTCCGAGGCTCTCGATCAGGTCTTCGGATCGGGAACAGGCACTGCTGCCACCGCCCCTGGTGGTGAGGCCGCAGATCCGCAGCCGACTACGGAGACGACACCACCGGAGAGCGGGACTCAGGGCGGTACGGAAGCGCCGCCTGCGGCACCCGCACCAGCACAGCAGGGTCAACCGTCAGCGGCGGAGGTGCAGCGGCTCAATTCGGCTCTCGCCGACGTCAGGTCGGCGCAGCAGAGTGGCGACCTCGGCAGGCTTGGTGACGCGTTCGATGCGCTACAGGAAGCTATCAACGCCTACAACGCCAACTGA
- a CDS encoding metalloregulator ArsR/SmtB family transcription factor: MTDKLPIHEPSFQHSAEPDRARLESAGEIFRMLSDPTRLLLLRILSEAPADVTALTDSSGASRTAVSQHLAKLRFTGMVETTKEGRRVVYRIADGHLARLVREGFNYADHRVTGEPSHE; this comes from the coding sequence GTGACGGACAAGCTTCCGATTCACGAACCGAGCTTCCAACACTCGGCAGAGCCTGACCGTGCACGCCTGGAATCTGCAGGTGAGATTTTCAGAATGCTGTCCGATCCGACGCGTCTACTGCTGCTGCGAATTCTGAGCGAGGCTCCCGCAGATGTCACCGCCCTGACCGACTCCAGTGGTGCGTCGAGAACCGCCGTCAGTCAGCATCTCGCCAAACTGCGTTTCACAGGGATGGTCGAGACGACGAAGGAGGGGAGACGCGTGGTGTACCGAATCGCCGACGGCCACCTGGCTCGACTCGTCCGCGAGGGGTTCAACTATGCCGATCATCGAGTCACCGGTGAGCCCTCGCACGAATGA
- a CDS encoding zinc-dependent metalloprotease, whose amino-acid sequence MSNFGFGGSDEDPDKKKDQGGDGSGGTPGGFGFGGEGFDPAALGQMLTQFGQMLSGMGAPGAGGASAGPVNYDLAKQLARQQIGNISPVGAGKADAVAEAAHLAELWLDGSTTLPAGASKTAAWNPGDWLDNTIDTWKRLCDPVAEQISGMWTAGLPPEAQQMAGPMMGMLTQMGGMAFGSQLGQALGQLSKEVLTSTDIGIPLGPSGVSALLPEAIAAFTEGLEQPEREVLVFLAAREAAHQRLYSHVPWLRQRVLATVEEYARGIRMDFSAIEEAASGLDPASLTDPSKIEEILQQGAFEPQTTPEQKQALERLETLLALVEGWVETVVADALGDRLPGAVALGETIRRRRASGGPAEQTFATLVGLELRPRKVREAGALWRLLTTAAGIDGRDGVWAHPDLLPVSSDLDEPAGFIDGVVGGGSSNFDDPIAQLEATEAQERSAREQSNKEGDGKTEGTES is encoded by the coding sequence ATGAGCAATTTTGGTTTCGGAGGCTCCGACGAGGATCCCGACAAGAAGAAGGATCAAGGCGGCGACGGGTCAGGTGGCACTCCCGGCGGGTTCGGCTTCGGCGGCGAGGGGTTCGACCCCGCGGCTCTGGGACAGATGCTCACCCAATTCGGACAGATGCTCAGCGGCATGGGCGCACCGGGCGCGGGCGGGGCTTCCGCCGGCCCGGTCAACTATGACCTCGCCAAGCAGCTGGCACGGCAGCAGATCGGGAACATCTCCCCCGTCGGCGCAGGCAAGGCCGATGCGGTCGCCGAGGCAGCGCACCTCGCGGAACTCTGGCTCGACGGGTCAACGACGCTACCGGCCGGCGCGTCGAAGACCGCCGCGTGGAATCCAGGCGACTGGCTCGACAACACGATCGACACCTGGAAGCGCCTGTGTGATCCGGTCGCCGAGCAGATCTCCGGAATGTGGACCGCCGGACTGCCCCCGGAAGCCCAGCAGATGGCTGGGCCGATGATGGGCATGCTGACGCAGATGGGCGGCATGGCCTTCGGATCCCAGCTCGGCCAAGCACTGGGCCAGCTGTCCAAAGAGGTACTGACCTCTACCGACATCGGCATTCCACTCGGGCCGAGCGGAGTCTCGGCGCTCCTGCCCGAGGCCATCGCCGCATTCACCGAGGGCCTCGAACAGCCTGAGCGTGAGGTGCTGGTCTTCCTCGCCGCCCGTGAAGCTGCCCACCAACGGCTGTACAGCCACGTTCCGTGGCTCCGTCAGCGCGTCTTGGCGACCGTCGAGGAGTACGCCCGAGGAATACGCATGGATTTCTCGGCAATCGAGGAAGCAGCATCCGGGCTCGACCCCGCGTCGCTGACCGATCCGTCGAAGATCGAAGAAATACTCCAGCAAGGCGCCTTCGAGCCGCAGACCACCCCGGAGCAGAAGCAGGCGCTGGAACGGCTGGAAACACTCCTCGCGTTGGTCGAAGGATGGGTCGAGACCGTGGTCGCCGACGCGCTGGGTGACAGGCTTCCTGGTGCAGTCGCCCTCGGCGAAACCATCAGGCGTCGTCGTGCATCGGGTGGTCCGGCCGAGCAGACCTTCGCGACGTTGGTCGGTCTCGAGCTGCGTCCGCGCAAGGTGCGAGAGGCAGGCGCGCTGTGGCGCCTGCTCACGACGGCCGCAGGAATCGACGGACGCGACGGAGTATGGGCACATCCCGACCTCCTGCCCGTGTCCTCCGACCTCGACGAGCCGGCGGGCTTCATCGACGGCGTCGTCGGCGGCGGTTCGAGCAACTTCGACGATCCGATCGCGCAACTCGAAGCAACCGAGGCACAAGAACGTTCGGCGCGAGAGCAGTCGAACAAGGAGGGCGACGGCAAGACCGAGGGAACCGAGTCCTGA